The following proteins are encoded in a genomic region of Rattus rattus isolate New Zealand chromosome 2, Rrattus_CSIRO_v1, whole genome shotgun sequence:
- the LOC116893159 gene encoding olfactory receptor 51M1-like: MILSNITHFSPMFYLSGFPGLEAFEHWIFIPFFLMYLVAISGNCLILVIIKTSPRLHTPMYYLLSLLALTDLGLSVSTLPTMVGIFWFNYHSIYFGACQIQMFCIHSFSFMESAVLLVMSFDRFVAICYPLRYSVIITIERVMRAGLCIILRGPVALIPIVLLLKNFPYCGPLVLSHSFCLHQEVIHLACVDTTFNNLYGLSLVVFTVMLDLVLIALSYGFILYTVAGLASQEEQIRAFQTCTSHLCAVLVFFVPMTGLSLVHRFGKHAPPAVHLLMANIYLFVPPMLNPVIYSIKTKEIRRAIIRFVGFRKVNSESWS; encoded by the coding sequence ATGATCCTGTCAAACATAACTCATTTTAGCCCCATGTTTTATCTCAGTGGCTTTCCTGGTTTGGAAGCCTTTGAACACTGGATTTTCATCCCTTTTTTCTTGATGTACCTGGTGGCCATCTCAGGCAATTGTCTCATTCTGGTGATTATTAAGACCAGCCCTCGtctgcacacacccatgtactatCTGCTCTCCTTGCTGGCGCTCACTGACCTGGGGCTGTCAGTGTCTACCTTGCCCACCATGGTGGGTATTTTTTGGTTCAATTACCATAGCATTTATTTTGGAGCCTGCCAAATCCAGATGTTCTGCATCCACTCTTTTTCCTTCATGGAGTCTGCGGTGCTCCTTGTCATGTCATTTGATCGTTTTGTGGCCATCTGCTACCCACTGAGGTACTCGGTCATTATCACCATTGAGAGGGTGATGAGGGCAGGCCTATGTATCATCCTCAGGGGGCCTGTAGCCCTTATCCCAATTGTCCTCCTCCTGAAGAATTTTCCCTACTGTGGACCTCTTGTTCTCTCCCATTCATTTTGTCTACACCAGGAGGTGATACACCTGGCATGTGTGGACACCACCTTCAACAACTTATATGGACTGTCACTGGTGGTGTTCACCGTGATGCTAGACCTTGTGCTCATTGCACTGTCCTATGGATTCATCCTATACACAGTGGCAGGTCTGGCTTCCCAAGAGGAGCAGATCCGAGCCTTCCAAACATGTACATCACATCTCTGTGCTGTGCTTGTGTTCTTTGTGCCCATGACGGGGCTGTCTCTTGTACACCGCTTTGGGAAACATGCTCCACCTGCTGTACATCTTCTCATGGCCAACATCTACCTCTTCGTACCTCCCATGCTTAACCCAGTCATATATAGTATTAAGACAAAGGAAATCCGAAGAGCAATCATTAGGTTCGTAGGCTTTAGAAAGGTCAATTCTGAGTCCTGGAGCTAA